One genomic region from Haloprofundus salinisoli encodes:
- a CDS encoding Lrp/AsnC family transcriptional regulator, with amino-acid sequence MNAELDGLDRQILHLLQVDARGKSDTSIAAETGVTSTTVANRIQKLEERKIIRGYHPDIDYEAAGYPLVVFFVCTAPIAERSKVAESILGMLGIVSVREIMAGNENLHIQAVADSTARIESMIEQLTDRGVEIGQSYLVARELVQPWDHFHPEGLEEEDVS; translated from the coding sequence ATGAACGCTGAACTCGACGGGCTCGACCGACAAATCCTCCACCTACTCCAGGTCGACGCCCGCGGCAAGAGCGATACGAGTATCGCCGCCGAGACCGGCGTGACGAGTACCACCGTCGCCAATCGAATCCAGAAGCTCGAAGAGCGAAAGATCATCCGTGGTTACCACCCCGATATCGACTACGAAGCGGCGGGCTATCCGCTCGTCGTCTTCTTCGTCTGCACGGCCCCCATCGCCGAACGGTCGAAGGTGGCCGAATCGATACTCGGAATGCTCGGGATCGTGAGCGTCAGAGAGATCATGGCCGGTAACGAGAATCTCCACATCCAGGCCGTCGCCGACTCGACCGCCCGAATCGAGTCGATGATAGAGCAACTCACCGACCGCGGCGTCGAAATCGGTCAGAGTTACCTCGTCGCCCGCGAGCTCGTCCAACCGTGGGACCACTTCCATCCCGAGGGACTCGAGGAGGAGGACGTTTCCTGA
- a CDS encoding glycosyltransferase yields MHSVVAFTDTYLPTVNGVTYTVESWRDRWRARGGRMDVVYPDSNDYDPEDGEYPIRSLPFPFYDGFRFGLPRVPRTVRDVDIVHAHTPFALGLGGLRLARREDLPFVVSYHTPSSEYASYLTSRERFESGIERLSESYERWFLGHAAAVAVPSEATKRDLRRRIGDDVPIRVVPNGVDVDRFRPVDATAFRERHGLTDSETLVGYTGRHGHEKRLSDIVDAVDGLDATVVFGGDGPAREHLEAKARKRGIDARFLGFLDREELPAFYSSLDAFLFPSPVETQGLVALEANACGTPVVGVDCGALSDTIEEGVTGYHYDLGDTAGFRAAIERTFAEADELKRRCLDRRESMSVEHAVDRLAEMYDAISAEA; encoded by the coding sequence ATGCACTCGGTCGTCGCGTTCACCGACACCTACCTTCCCACGGTCAACGGCGTCACCTACACCGTCGAGTCGTGGCGCGACCGCTGGCGGGCCCGCGGCGGTCGGATGGACGTCGTCTATCCCGACTCGAACGACTACGACCCCGAAGACGGCGAGTACCCCATCCGCAGCCTCCCGTTTCCGTTCTACGATGGGTTCCGGTTCGGCCTGCCGCGCGTCCCACGGACGGTGCGCGACGTCGACATCGTCCACGCGCACACGCCGTTCGCGCTCGGTCTCGGCGGCCTCCGTCTCGCTCGTAGGGAAGACCTCCCGTTTGTCGTCTCCTATCACACGCCGAGCAGCGAGTACGCCTCGTACCTCACCTCGCGCGAGCGGTTCGAATCGGGTATCGAACGCCTCTCGGAGTCGTACGAACGGTGGTTCCTCGGCCACGCGGCGGCCGTCGCCGTCCCGAGCGAAGCGACCAAGCGCGACCTGCGGCGTCGTATCGGCGACGACGTACCCATCCGCGTCGTTCCAAACGGCGTCGACGTCGACCGGTTTCGTCCCGTCGACGCGACGGCGTTCCGCGAGCGCCACGGCCTCACAGATTCAGAAACGCTCGTCGGCTACACGGGTCGCCACGGTCACGAGAAACGTCTCAGCGACATCGTCGACGCCGTCGACGGACTCGACGCGACCGTCGTCTTCGGCGGCGACGGCCCCGCGCGCGAACACCTCGAAGCCAAAGCGCGAAAACGCGGCATCGACGCCCGGTTCCTCGGCTTTCTCGACCGGGAGGAACTCCCGGCCTTCTACAGTTCGCTCGACGCGTTTCTCTTCCCGAGTCCGGTCGAAACCCAGGGGCTGGTCGCGCTCGAAGCCAATGCCTGCGGGACGCCCGTCGTCGGCGTCGACTGCGGCGCGCTCTCGGACACTATCGAGGAGGGCGTCACCGGCTACCACTACGACCTCGGCGACACCGCGGGCTTCCGGGCGGCTATCGAGCGGACGTTCGCCGAGGCCGACGAACTCAAACGACGGTGTCTCGACCGCCGGGAGTCGATGAGCGTCGAACACGCCGTCGACCGACTCGCAGAGATGTACGACGCGATCTCGGCGGAGGCGTAG
- a CDS encoding BsuPI-related putative proteinase inhibitor has product MLTATLTATPQEEYVEFELTVENRGDERVTLSFRDARRAEFVVTDADGDSEVWRWSDGRMFAQMLGSETLDPGESMTFEGVWDDPEPGEYAVVGELAAADAGAEAETALSV; this is encoded by the coding sequence ATGCTCACAGCAACGCTCACCGCGACGCCGCAAGAGGAGTACGTCGAGTTCGAACTGACCGTCGAGAATCGCGGAGACGAGCGCGTCACGCTCTCGTTCCGCGACGCCCGACGGGCGGAGTTCGTCGTGACGGACGCCGACGGCGACAGCGAGGTGTGGCGCTGGAGCGACGGCCGCATGTTCGCGCAGATGCTCGGCAGCGAGACGCTCGACCCGGGCGAGTCGATGACGTTCGAGGGCGTCTGGGACGACCCGGAGCCGGGCGAGTACGCCGTCGTCGGCGAACTGGCGGCCGCCGACGCGGGGGCGGAGGCGGAGACGGCGTTGTCGGTGTAA
- a CDS encoding transcription factor: protein MAFEDLLGDPVIQKYLHELVGPTGMPVAAAPPDGEVTDEELAEELGLELNDVRRALFILYENDLATYRRVRDEDSGWLTYLWTFEYDNIPENLEEEMHRLLDALEERQEYERAHEFYLCEVCSIRFEFGEAMDFGFECPECGSPLESMENNRLVDAMNRRIDELREELNADVTG from the coding sequence ATGGCTTTTGAGGACCTGCTGGGAGACCCTGTCATTCAGAAGTACCTCCACGAGCTGGTCGGTCCGACGGGGATGCCCGTCGCCGCCGCGCCGCCGGACGGCGAGGTCACCGACGAGGAGCTCGCCGAGGAGCTCGGTCTCGAACTCAACGACGTTCGTCGCGCGCTTTTCATCCTCTACGAGAACGACCTCGCGACGTACCGCCGCGTCCGCGACGAGGACTCGGGGTGGCTCACCTACCTCTGGACGTTCGAGTACGACAACATCCCCGAGAACCTCGAAGAGGAGATGCACCGCCTGCTCGACGCGCTCGAAGAGCGCCAGGAGTACGAACGAGCCCACGAGTTCTACCTCTGTGAGGTCTGCTCGATTCGCTTCGAGTTCGGCGAGGCGATGGACTTCGGCTTCGAGTGCCCCGAGTGCGGGTCGCCGCTGGAGTCGATGGAGAACAACCGCCTCGTCGACGCGATGAACCGGCGAATCGACGAACTCCGCGAGGAACTGAACGCCGACGTGACCGGCTGA
- a CDS encoding ribonuclease P protein component 4: protein MPSIAEERIARLHELAREATREREFDRSREYVRLARRLSERNRCGLPREFKRFSCDTCDAYLVAGVNARVRLQNGHVVIRCDCGQIGRYPYRT, encoded by the coding sequence ATGCCGAGCATCGCCGAGGAGCGCATCGCGCGGTTACACGAACTCGCCCGCGAAGCGACCAGGGAACGCGAGTTCGACCGCTCCCGCGAGTACGTCCGCCTCGCTCGCCGGCTCTCCGAGCGGAACCGCTGCGGCCTCCCCCGCGAGTTCAAACGCTTCTCCTGCGACACCTGCGACGCGTACCTCGTTGCGGGCGTCAACGCCCGCGTTCGGCTCCAAAACGGACACGTGGTGATTCGCTGCGACTGCGGCCAGATCGGCCGGTACCCGTACCGCACCTGA
- a CDS encoding S8 family peptidase, which yields MPDDTTGVTRRNVLKTTGVTVSVGGLSGLATAKGNDNLVEVNVGYRGKSGRRAAESAASSVVRRFNFDAMTIRVDEHAVKGLQNRGDVRYVETNGQMHAFAQSTPYGIDRVDAEVAHANGETGAGADIAILDSGIDSDHPDLQANLGDGKAFVSARGPYAEPWDDDNDHGTHCAGTADAVDNDEGVVGVSTEATLHAVKVLDKRGSGSFSDIAAGIEYTADQGWDIASMSLGASSGSQTVKDACTYGYDNGVLLVAAAGNSGPCSDCVGYPAAYEEVIAVSATDSGDQLASFSSTGPEVEIAAPGVDVESTVPGGGYDVFSGTSMACPHVAGAGAQLMANGYTNAEARDRLTSTAEDVGLASNEQGAGLLDVAAALGLDSSDDL from the coding sequence ATGCCAGATGATACCACGGGGGTAACTCGACGGAACGTGCTGAAGACGACGGGCGTAACGGTCAGCGTCGGCGGGCTCAGCGGACTCGCAACGGCGAAAGGCAACGACAATCTCGTCGAAGTGAACGTCGGCTATCGAGGAAAGAGCGGCAGACGAGCGGCCGAGAGCGCCGCATCTTCGGTCGTCCGCCGCTTCAACTTCGACGCGATGACCATCCGCGTCGACGAGCACGCGGTGAAGGGCCTGCAGAACCGCGGCGACGTTCGCTACGTCGAGACGAACGGTCAGATGCACGCGTTCGCGCAGTCGACGCCGTACGGAATCGACCGCGTCGACGCGGAGGTCGCGCACGCGAACGGCGAGACCGGCGCGGGTGCGGACATCGCTATCCTCGACTCCGGTATCGACTCCGACCACCCCGACCTGCAGGCGAACCTCGGCGACGGCAAGGCGTTCGTCTCGGCGAGAGGCCCGTACGCCGAACCGTGGGACGACGACAACGACCACGGCACCCATTGCGCCGGGACGGCCGACGCCGTCGACAACGACGAGGGCGTCGTCGGCGTCAGCACGGAGGCGACGCTGCACGCGGTGAAGGTGCTCGACAAGCGCGGCAGCGGCTCGTTCTCCGACATCGCAGCGGGTATCGAGTACACCGCCGACCAGGGCTGGGACATCGCCAGCATGAGCCTCGGCGCGTCCAGCGGGTCGCAGACGGTCAAGGACGCCTGTACGTACGGCTACGACAACGGCGTGTTGCTCGTCGCCGCGGCGGGCAACTCCGGCCCCTGCAGCGACTGTGTCGGCTACCCCGCCGCCTACGAGGAGGTCATCGCCGTGAGCGCCACCGACAGCGGCGACCAGTTGGCGAGTTTCTCCTCGACCGGTCCGGAGGTCGAGATCGCCGCGCCCGGCGTCGACGTCGAGTCGACGGTCCCCGGCGGCGGCTACGACGTGTTCTCCGGCACCTCGATGGCGTGCCCGCACGTCGCCGGAGCTGGCGCACAGTTGATGGCCAACGGCTACACGAACGCCGAAGCCCGCGACCGGCTCACCTCGACGGCCGAGGACGTCGGCCTCGCGTCGAACGAGCAGGGCGCGGGACTGCTCGACGTCGCGGCGGCGCTCGGCCTCGACTCCTCCGACGACCTGTAA
- a CDS encoding DUF7344 domain-containing protein: MSSLDTQKLNTIFELLENPRRRYVLYSLRRNAASMELDSLAERVAELEASDASARADDDHVRTVRVALHHVHLAKLADAGVVSHEPGRETVELAETEGFDRFLDQAVRVDCPM; encoded by the coding sequence ATGAGCTCGCTCGATACGCAGAAACTGAACACGATATTCGAGCTGTTGGAGAACCCGCGCCGTCGGTACGTGCTGTACTCGTTGCGGCGGAACGCCGCCTCGATGGAACTGGACTCACTCGCCGAGCGGGTCGCCGAGTTGGAGGCGAGCGACGCAAGTGCGAGAGCCGACGACGACCACGTGCGAACCGTCCGGGTGGCGTTGCATCACGTCCATCTCGCGAAACTCGCCGACGCGGGCGTCGTCAGCCACGAACCGGGCCGGGAGACGGTCGAGCTTGCCGAAACCGAGGGATTCGATCGGTTTCTCGACCAAGCGGTACGTGTCGACTGTCCGATGTAA
- a CDS encoding DUF2110 family protein: protein MVVLATKCYVEGDARERTLDSLRSLVANEIGSLDVEFTVGVRHDEFVAVTVEGDDEVVARNALREEWGEIPTHLDAGETYIGTLESWDDDGFVLDVGEEIRIPTDRIGLGRGRPDQIRERFGLVQHQRLKFVYGGDDEPSRLADETRDQLYDWRRGAGRVNVNSATRGEVRATVNRAGHANDIVTVERLGLLEQSIICAEGTDPPGLLASIGSYLPSELRCVIP, encoded by the coding sequence ATGGTCGTTCTCGCAACCAAATGCTACGTCGAGGGTGACGCCCGCGAGCGGACGCTCGACAGCCTCCGGTCGCTCGTCGCAAACGAGATCGGCTCGCTCGACGTCGAGTTCACCGTCGGCGTCCGCCACGACGAGTTCGTCGCCGTCACCGTCGAGGGCGACGACGAGGTCGTCGCGCGCAACGCGCTGCGCGAGGAATGGGGCGAGATCCCGACGCATCTCGACGCTGGAGAGACGTACATCGGTACGCTCGAATCGTGGGACGACGACGGGTTCGTCCTCGACGTCGGCGAGGAGATTCGCATCCCCACCGACCGGATCGGTCTCGGACGGGGCCGACCCGACCAGATACGCGAGCGATTCGGACTCGTCCAGCACCAGCGCCTCAAGTTCGTCTACGGCGGCGACGACGAACCGTCGCGGCTCGCCGACGAGACGCGAGACCAGTTGTACGACTGGCGGCGCGGGGCGGGCCGCGTCAACGTCAACAGCGCCACCCGCGGCGAGGTTCGCGCGACGGTGAACCGCGCCGGCCACGCCAACGACATCGTCACCGTCGAGCGACTCGGCCTCCTCGAACAGAGCATCATCTGCGCGGAGGGGACCGACCCGCCGGGCCTTTTGGCCAGCATCGGGTCGTATCTTCCGTCGGAACTGCGCTGTGTCATCCCATGA
- a CDS encoding NAD-dependent epimerase/dehydratase family protein, which yields MNLVDKRVVVTGGAGLVGSHLAAKLSTENDVVVADDLSKGTESRVPDSVEFTRADMREPADVAEVITDDVDIVFHLAAYTDTNYEDPRKLFEENTEMTYNVLERMDEVGVDNVAFTSSSTIYGEAPRPTPEDYAPIEPISAYGASKLADEALMSTYAYSYDFTAWVFRFANIVGPKQRGNVIPDFIEKLLDDPETLTILGDGRQEKSYLYVEDCVDAICHVVENADRSMNTYNLGTRTTTSVNRIADIVADVMGLDPEYEYTGGERGWKGDVPKMRLSIEKLSALGYEPSTSSDEAVERAAAELYEELRAERASR from the coding sequence ATGAATCTCGTAGACAAGCGAGTCGTGGTCACCGGCGGAGCGGGTCTCGTCGGGTCGCATCTCGCAGCGAAGCTGTCGACGGAGAACGACGTGGTCGTCGCCGACGACCTCTCGAAAGGAACCGAGTCGCGCGTCCCCGACAGCGTCGAGTTCACCCGCGCGGACATGCGCGAACCCGCAGACGTAGCCGAGGTAATCACCGACGATGTCGATATCGTCTTCCACCTCGCGGCGTACACGGACACGAACTACGAGGACCCCCGAAAACTGTTCGAGGAGAACACGGAGATGACGTACAACGTCCTCGAACGGATGGACGAGGTCGGCGTCGACAACGTCGCGTTCACCTCCTCTTCCACTATCTACGGCGAGGCCCCGCGGCCGACGCCCGAGGACTACGCCCCCATCGAACCCATCAGCGCCTACGGCGCGAGCAAACTCGCCGACGAGGCGCTGATGTCGACGTACGCGTACTCGTACGACTTCACGGCGTGGGTGTTTCGCTTCGCCAACATCGTCGGTCCAAAGCAGCGCGGCAACGTCATTCCCGACTTCATCGAGAAACTGCTCGACGACCCCGAGACGCTCACCATCCTCGGTGACGGCCGCCAGGAGAAGTCGTACCTGTACGTCGAGGACTGCGTCGACGCCATCTGCCACGTCGTCGAGAACGCCGACAGGTCGATGAACACCTACAACCTGGGGACGCGGACGACCACCTCGGTCAACCGCATCGCCGACATCGTCGCCGACGTGATGGGTCTCGACCCCGAGTACGAGTACACCGGCGGCGAGCGCGGGTGGAAGGGCGACGTGCCGAAGATGCGCCTCTCCATCGAGAAACTCTCCGCGCTCGGCTACGAACCGTCGACGTCCAGCGACGAGGCGGTCGAACGCGCGGCGGCCGAACTGTACGAGGAACTCCGCGCCGAACGCGCGTCACGATAA
- a CDS encoding glycosyltransferase family 4 protein, giving the protein MRVLNYLELASQLHRSGIGTSTDHQRAALEGTDVEVVTSPWRGGSPTRIPLSALRGRNPVVEFDVAHCNLIGPGSLAVARHAKHYEKPLVLHSHVTSEDFAESFRGSNLAAKPLRRYLRWFYSQADLVLCPSQYTKELLESYPVDAPIRSISNGVDVASLDGFEGFREEYRERFDLDGLVVFTVGNVFERKGLTTFCELAEETEYEFAWFGPYDSGPQASKEVRYWTENPPENVTFTGWVDDKRGAFGAGDVYLFPTKNENQGIAVLEAMACGKAVVLRDIPVFEEFYAHGHDCLKCSTRAEFRRALDLLARDPDLRERLGENARETAAEHSLERVGEELVEAYEDVSAGRV; this is encoded by the coding sequence GTGCGCGTCCTCAACTACCTCGAACTCGCCTCGCAACTCCACCGAAGCGGCATCGGGACCTCGACGGACCACCAGCGGGCCGCCCTCGAAGGGACCGACGTCGAGGTGGTCACCTCGCCGTGGCGCGGCGGGTCGCCGACTCGCATCCCGCTCAGCGCGCTCCGCGGGCGCAACCCCGTCGTCGAGTTCGACGTCGCTCACTGTAACCTCATCGGGCCGGGGAGCCTCGCGGTCGCCCGGCACGCCAAACACTACGAGAAACCGCTCGTCCTCCACAGCCACGTCACGAGCGAGGACTTCGCCGAGAGCTTCCGCGGGTCGAACCTCGCCGCGAAGCCCCTTCGACGATATCTCCGGTGGTTCTACTCGCAGGCGGACCTCGTGCTCTGTCCCAGCCAATACACGAAGGAACTCCTCGAATCGTACCCGGTCGACGCTCCCATCCGGTCGATATCGAACGGCGTCGACGTCGCGTCGCTCGACGGGTTCGAGGGGTTCCGCGAGGAGTACCGCGAGCGCTTCGACCTCGACGGCCTCGTCGTCTTCACCGTCGGCAACGTCTTCGAGCGCAAGGGACTGACGACGTTCTGTGAACTCGCCGAGGAGACCGAGTACGAGTTCGCGTGGTTCGGTCCCTACGACTCCGGGCCGCAGGCGTCGAAGGAAGTACGATACTGGACCGAGAACCCCCCGGAGAACGTCACCTTCACCGGGTGGGTCGACGACAAGCGCGGCGCGTTCGGCGCGGGCGACGTCTACCTCTTCCCGACGAAAAACGAGAATCAGGGCATCGCCGTCCTCGAAGCGATGGCCTGCGGGAAGGCGGTCGTCCTCCGCGACATCCCCGTCTTCGAGGAGTTCTACGCCCACGGCCACGACTGCCTGAAGTGTTCGACGCGCGCGGAGTTCCGCCGCGCGCTCGACCTCTTGGCGCGCGACCCCGACCTCCGAGAGCGACTCGGCGAGAACGCGAGAGAGACCGCGGCCGAGCACAGCCTGGAGCGCGTCGGCGAGGAACTGGTCGAAGCGTACGAAGACGTCTCGGCCGGGCGGGTTTGA
- a CDS encoding DUF5803 family protein: protein MNRRLLLALAALVLLVATSGCLGFFGDDEIPPDRLDGNVTGEYNWDADADVSINVSERATYQAVYRFEGEELSLYRSDGLGTENPLHVEAVRYRYPNGTVINGTTLIERGGTIEEQRDAVLVEPPADAPDGQAGQLAFTGQSTPKHFSLPTFVKGSYEIVLPEDRRVDVPLLSSTRPNPDRESVEDGRVHLYWDDVQRDAISVRFYLERDLYIFGGILGVSALVALVGGLYYRRRITELRRQREELGLDVDTSDDSGRRRPPGM, encoded by the coding sequence ATGAACCGTCGACTGCTTCTGGCTTTGGCTGCCCTCGTCTTACTCGTCGCCACCTCGGGGTGTCTCGGCTTCTTCGGCGACGACGAGATTCCGCCCGACCGCCTCGACGGCAACGTCACCGGCGAGTACAACTGGGACGCCGACGCCGACGTCTCCATCAACGTCTCCGAGCGGGCGACGTACCAGGCGGTGTACCGCTTCGAGGGCGAGGAACTGAGCCTCTATCGAAGCGACGGCCTCGGCACGGAGAACCCCCTCCACGTCGAGGCGGTTCGCTACCGCTACCCGAACGGGACCGTCATCAACGGGACGACGCTCATCGAACGCGGTGGCACCATCGAAGAACAGCGGGACGCCGTCCTCGTCGAACCGCCGGCGGACGCACCCGACGGCCAAGCGGGTCAGTTAGCGTTCACGGGCCAGAGCACGCCGAAGCATTTCTCGCTACCGACGTTCGTCAAGGGTTCGTACGAAATCGTCCTTCCGGAGGACCGTCGCGTCGACGTGCCGCTACTCAGCAGTACGAGACCGAACCCCGACCGAGAGAGCGTCGAGGACGGCCGCGTCCACCTCTACTGGGACGACGTCCAGCGTGACGCGATCTCGGTCCGGTTCTACCTCGAACGCGACCTCTACATCTTCGGCGGCATCCTCGGCGTCTCCGCGCTCGTCGCACTCGTGGGCGGCCTCTACTACCGCCGGCGCATTACCGAGCTCCGGCGACAGCGGGAGGAACTCGGACTCGACGTCGACACGTCCGACGACAGCGGGCGGCGGCGGCCGCCGGGGATGTGA
- a CDS encoding DUF2797 domain-containing protein — protein sequence MQVVGYDSLDGGLYLAPSDGTKLGDGTPTDPTDVEYLSLDAGDELTYRLGERHCAGTVADEGHHACGNDDAPYCEYHRSTWVCARCTGTCLKDEMDCFDDHAIYLAAFAPDVFKVGVTKEWRLDTRLREQGADRAAHLRTVENGRIAREIESELARDLTDRVRVPTKRAGLHRRVDSERWEALLAEFDPLDTFEFDYGFGLDTQPVGETLAAGRVIGTKGRLLVLDNAGTTYAVDMRDLVGYELREGESDRNLQSSLGAFG from the coding sequence GTGCAAGTCGTCGGCTACGATTCGCTCGATGGAGGACTCTACCTCGCGCCGAGCGACGGGACGAAACTCGGCGATGGGACACCGACGGACCCGACCGACGTCGAGTACCTCTCGCTCGACGCCGGCGACGAACTCACGTACCGACTCGGGGAGCGCCACTGCGCCGGGACCGTCGCCGATGAGGGGCACCACGCCTGCGGGAACGACGACGCGCCGTACTGCGAGTACCACCGGAGCACGTGGGTCTGCGCGCGCTGTACGGGCACCTGTCTCAAAGACGAGATGGACTGCTTCGACGACCACGCCATCTACCTCGCGGCGTTCGCGCCCGACGTGTTCAAAGTCGGCGTCACGAAGGAGTGGCGACTCGACACCCGCCTTCGAGAGCAGGGTGCCGACAGGGCCGCTCACCTCCGAACCGTCGAGAACGGCCGCATCGCCCGCGAAATCGAATCGGAACTCGCGCGCGACCTAACCGACCGGGTGCGCGTGCCGACGAAGCGGGCGGGTCTCCACCGGAGAGTCGACTCCGAGAGGTGGGAGGCGCTGCTCGCCGAGTTCGACCCGCTCGACACCTTCGAATTCGACTACGGGTTCGGCCTCGACACCCAACCGGTGGGGGAGACCCTCGCCGCCGGGCGCGTCATCGGCACGAAAGGTCGACTGCTCGTCCTCGACAACGCGGGTACGACCTACGCTGTCGACATGCGCGACCTCGTCGGCTACGAGCTCCGCGAGGGCGAGAGCGACCGGAATCTCCAGTCGAGCCTCGGCGCGTTCGGGTGA
- a CDS encoding S8 family peptidase — protein sequence MSRQSAATRRGVLRAVGGGATTGLAAGSVREGDGNAGDTVEVNVGLDATAEGAGFDVVRRAATRVVRPFAFDALTVELPREAVATLRRRPEIRYVEVNGTMRTYQQSTSQAVPHGISRIGAQLASEAGITGDGVDVAIVDSGVDSDHPDLRGNLGEGRAFVNCRGRPRLCRVTGNGNACKTDWDDDDNHGTHCAGVVGAVDNDEGVVGVAPETTLHAVKVIYCAGVGLVSDIAAGIEHVADRGWAVASLSFGSQRPTNLIRDACRYAAEEGVLLVAAAGNGRARPNTVGFPATLPTVLAVSAVDRNGEFAAFSSTGPRIDIAAPGTNVRSTVPGGYRTYSGTSMACPHVAGAAALLVSTGLSTTEARERLVGTADDLGLGRAKQGAGLLNVAAALGLGDDTD from the coding sequence ATGTCGAGACAGTCAGCAGCGACACGCAGAGGGGTGTTGCGGGCAGTTGGTGGGGGTGCGACGACCGGACTCGCAGCGGGGAGCGTTCGGGAGGGGGACGGAAACGCCGGTGACACCGTCGAGGTGAACGTCGGACTCGATGCGACCGCCGAAGGTGCCGGTTTCGACGTCGTTCGCCGAGCCGCGACCCGAGTCGTTCGGCCGTTCGCGTTCGACGCGCTGACGGTCGAACTCCCGCGAGAGGCCGTGGCGACGCTTCGGCGACGCCCCGAGATCCGGTACGTCGAGGTCAACGGGACGATGCGGACGTACCAACAGTCGACTTCCCAGGCGGTTCCGCACGGTATCTCCCGTATCGGCGCGCAACTCGCCAGCGAGGCGGGAATCACGGGCGACGGCGTCGACGTCGCTATCGTCGACTCCGGCGTCGACTCCGACCATCCGGACCTCCGCGGGAATCTCGGGGAGGGACGGGCGTTCGTCAACTGTCGGGGTCGGCCGCGACTCTGCCGAGTCACCGGCAACGGGAACGCCTGTAAGACCGACTGGGACGACGACGACAACCACGGGACGCACTGCGCGGGCGTCGTCGGGGCCGTCGACAACGACGAAGGGGTCGTCGGCGTCGCCCCCGAGACGACGTTACACGCGGTGAAAGTCATCTACTGCGCCGGTGTCGGTCTCGTCTCGGACATCGCCGCCGGTATCGAGCACGTCGCCGACCGGGGGTGGGCCGTCGCGAGTCTGAGTTTCGGGTCGCAACGCCCGACGAACCTCATCCGCGACGCCTGTCGGTACGCTGCCGAGGAAGGGGTGCTGCTGGTCGCCGCCGCCGGCAACGGCCGCGCGCGGCCGAACACGGTAGGGTTTCCGGCGACGCTGCCGACGGTGTTGGCCGTGAGCGCCGTCGACCGTAACGGCGAGTTCGCCGCCTTCTCGTCGACGGGACCGCGCATCGATATCGCCGCCCCCGGCACGAACGTCCGGTCGACGGTCCCGGGCGGGTACAGGACGTACTCGGGGACGTCGATGGCGTGCCCGCACGTCGCCGGGGCCGCGGCGCTACTCGTCTCGACCGGTCTCTCGACGACGGAGGCCCGGGAGCGACTCGTCGGAACCGCCGACGACCTCGGTCTCGGACGGGCGAAACAGGGTGCCGGCCTGCTGAACGTCGCGGCCGCGCTAGGTCTCGGCGACGACACCGACTGA
- a CDS encoding tRNA (cytidine(56)-2'-O)-methyltransferase — translation MQGESEVVVLRLGHRPGRDDRMTTHIGLTARALGADRALLVGDANQSEATVRDITTRFGGPFDVEVVDSYRDTIRDWEGTVAHLTMYGERVQDVEGDIRDAHADGPLLVVVGAEKVPFEVYDYADFNVGVTNQPHSEVAALAVFLDRLFEGRELERGWEDAEREVVPMETGKRVEEVK, via the coding sequence ATGCAAGGCGAATCCGAAGTCGTCGTCCTGCGACTCGGCCATAGACCGGGCCGGGACGACCGGATGACGACGCACATCGGGTTGACGGCGCGGGCGCTCGGCGCGGACCGCGCGCTCCTCGTCGGCGACGCGAATCAGTCGGAGGCGACGGTGCGAGACATCACGACGAGATTCGGCGGCCCGTTCGATGTCGAAGTCGTCGACTCCTACCGCGACACCATCCGCGACTGGGAGGGGACCGTGGCGCACCTGACGATGTACGGCGAGCGCGTCCAAGACGTGGAGGGAGACATCAGAGACGCACACGCCGATGGGCCGCTGCTCGTCGTCGTCGGCGCGGAGAAGGTGCCGTTCGAGGTGTACGACTATGCGGACTTCAACGTCGGCGTGACGAACCAACCACACTCGGAGGTGGCCGCGTTGGCGGTGTTCCTCGACCGCCTGTTCGAGGGCCGCGAACTCGAGCGCGGGTGGGAGGACGCCGAGCGCGAGGTAGTTCCGATGGAGACGGGCAAGCGCGTCGAAGAGGTAAAGTGA